In the Mya arenaria isolate MELC-2E11 chromosome 11, ASM2691426v1 genome, one interval contains:
- the LOC128209130 gene encoding zinc finger protein 37-like: MMDLEESDSLWKGPLDVQKCSIIHLGNQVSRWEIVKMQNALKTNEEVAKTLLDSFNRVAGEKNPTVGWKSNHTASIISRHPQHIPDIQTQLELHWNQVQSLNKSYSSCTIRGIPLFTPFKARFDQALQPNDAPSTFILIPFAPQPGTKVVDISNDRSTIENTGSDDSGACLSQIIDENIIVKTEPIDSFLSTDIKQDIDVNTCSDTKLDNAFESNKEPTELLSENQDLVETNDNLNDRGLYSDEVDPFETYLANKHKVKYFHDIDDDDDEQSRLSLRKSDRIRTVGFRPNYSALELPSSSEGEENDSGKEVDSIDEEKGTNADRKGEFDKGQINKKKTNNKSKEDQDYKPDDNDEDDEDGKDVICKEDPDVKAEDDTTEVSNGVDKNVKNTRTLKRKKNKDNDSDFDLSDMSNLEKYKKKKKPLKKEVLGNESGENVKDTRKKKKDNVTDFDLSDMPEPKKYKKERKPLKKEILGSKAGENVNGTRKRGNNAVMKKKRNLITLKKDISKLKETNKWITVDLDNQKGNFEMVECSSTAQKDRNTDVIEVLYSCLICKALKTDNRAEFQNHVENHVNGILKCTQCGCECRDPVALLKHERTVHNFYGQNKVKVCEVCGVGCMDNKSYRSHMAREHLQAAWTCQYCNEKFISLKQQRHHQREKHADKFTICQKCNRYLLGKGYNFEKHVRHCNGPDLKKQCEECGKTFHPGQLQRHITLVHHRLRRFQCKYCSYSGKKSTNLKHHLLIHEGLKPYTCKDCGQSFTQPYQLTSHMRTHTGEKPFKCDQCPYAAAWNVQLKDHKKAHDSDQAVTCTECGIVLKNKTCLNAHFKKAHSK; encoded by the exons ATGATGGATTTGGAGGAATCAGATTCCTTGTGGAAGGGACCTTTAGATGTTCAAAAGTGCTCTATCATACATCTTGGAAACCAAGTATCACGCTGGGAAATAGTCAAAATGCAGAATGCACTGAAAACTAATGAGGAGGTGGCAAAAACACTTCTTGACAG TTTCAATAGGGTAGCAGGAGAGAAAAATCCCACGGTTGGTTGGAAATCAAACCATACAGCCTCCATTATCTCAAGGCATCCACAACACATCCCAGATATTCAAACTCAACTTGAACTTCATTG GAACCAGGTACAGAGCTTGAATAAGTCATATTCAAGCTGTACCATTAGAGGAATTCCATTGTTTACACCATTTAAAGCAAGATTTGATCAAGCACTCCAACCCAATGATGCTCCTTCAACATTTATTCTCATTCCCTTCGCACCACAGCCTGGAACCAAAGTCGTAGATATATCCAATGATAGGTCAACCATTGAAAACACTGGCAGTGATGACAGTGGAGCTTGTTTGTCTCAGATCATTGATGAGAATATCATAGTTAAAACTGAGCCAATTGATTCCTTTCTGAGTACAGATATAAAACAGGACATTGATGTCAATACATGTTCAGATACTAAATTGGACAATGCATTTGAAAGCAATAAAGAGCCAACTGAGTTATTGTCTGAAAATCAGGATCTTGTGGAGACGAATGACAACTTAAATGACAGAGGCTTGTATAGTGACGAAGTAGACCcttttgaaacatatttggCGAATAAACATAAAGTGAAGTATTTCcatgatattgatgatgatgatgacgaacAGTCAAGATTATCACTAAGGAAGAGTGACAGGATAAGAACAGTTGGATTCAGACCAAATTATTCTGCCTTAGAACTGCCTTCTTCTTCAGAAGGAGAAGAAAATGATTCTGGTAAGGAGGTAGATTCAATTGATGAAGAAAAGGGAACCAATGCTGATCGTAAAGGAGAATTTGATAAAGGACAAATTAACAAAAAGAAGACTAACAATAAAAGCAAAGAGGACCAAGACTATAAGcctgatgataatgatgaagatgatgaagaTGGAAAGGATGTTATATGCAAAGAAGATCCTGATGTGAAAGCTGAAGATGATACAACTGAGGTCAGTAATGGTGTTGATAAGAATGTTAAAAACACACGGACAttaaaacgaaagaaaaacaaagataatgACTCTGATTTTGATCTTTCTGACATGTCTAATCTGGAAAAgtacaagaaaaaaaagaaacccCTAAAGAAGGAAGTTCTTGGTAATGAATCAGGGGAAAATGTTAAGGATAccagaaagaaaaagaaagataaTGTCACTGACTTTGATCTTTCTGACATGCCTGAACCGAAAAAGTATAAGAAAGAAAGGAAACCGCTGAAGAAGGAAATTCTTGGTAGTAAAGCAGGGGAAAATGTAAATGGTACAAGAAAGAGGGGAAACAATGCAGtgatgaagaaaaaaagaaatttgataaCCCTGAAAAAAGACATTTCAAAGTTAAAAGAAACCAACAAATGGATAACTGTTGATTTAGATAATCAAAAGGGTAACTTTGAAATGGTTGAATGCAGTTCTACTGCACAAAAAGACAGGAATACTGATGTAATAGAGGTGTTATATTCTTGCTTAATCTGCAAGGCATTGAAAACGGACAATAGAGCTGAGTTTCAAAATCATGTCGAAAATCATGTAAATGGTATTCTGAAATGCACACAGTGTGGTTGTGAATGTAGAGATCCTGTTGCTTTATTAAAGCACGAAAGAACTGTGCATAACTTCTATGgacaaaataaagtgaaagtATGTGAGGTATGCGGAGTTGGGTGTATGGACAATAAATCATACAGAAGTCACATGGCTAGAGAGCATCTGCAGGCTGCGTGGACTTGTCAATATTGCAATGAAAAATTTATTTCACTCAAACAGCAACGTCATCACCAACGTGAAAAGCATGCAGATAAGTTTACTATTTGTCAGAAGTGTAACAGATATTTGCTTGGAAAAGGGTATAACTTTGAGAAGCATGTGAGACACTGTAATGGACCTGATCTGAAAAAACAATGTGAAGAGTGTGGTAAGACTTTTCATCCAGGGCAACTCCAAAGGCACATAACATTGGTTCATCATCGACTTCGACGTTTCCAATGCAAATACTGCTCATATTCTGGGAAAAAATCGACAAATCTAAAACACCATCTCCTTATTCATGAAG GACTTAAGCCATACACATGTAAGGATTGTGGTCAATCATTTACACAGCCTTACCAGTTGACCTCCCATATGAGAAcccacacaggagagaagccattcAAGTGTGACCAGTGTCCCTATGCTGCGGCCTGGAACGTTCAACTGAAGGACCACAAAAAAGCCCATGACAGTGACCAGGCTGTGACATGTACGGAGTGTGGCATAGTGTTGAAGAACAAAACCTGTTTGAATGCTCACTTTAAGAAAGCccattcaaaataa